One window of the Rosa rugosa chromosome 3, drRosRugo1.1, whole genome shotgun sequence genome contains the following:
- the LOC133737949 gene encoding uncharacterized protein LOC133737949, translating to MLRFCNKPITKEELIEKTLSTFPVYAIVLSKQYRTDFNAGRITRFNELINILSVSEKHDNILIKNYNSRLVGTKSVREANYSAPKRERKERYPNNRGYEGQMGTYNRSNKEGNRNFRAGTRDGNSTRGRSGYGNTMGRGSSTMSRGGNMGRGGRRIRRGSSSRNPPREYPQNLCKASDQLVAKYRAYRDLREQEVYLAEDENGEDVNLTIEDFKAIDEEHKDAADFD from the exons ATGTTGAGGTTCTGTAACAAACCTATCACAaaagaagagctaattgagaagactctctccaccttcccagTCTATGCAATTGTACTgtcaaagcaatatcgcactgaCTTCAATGCTGGACGAATTACGAGGTTTAATGAGCTTATAAATATTTTGTCGGTatctgagaagcacgacaacatcctcataaagaattataattcaaggctcGTCGGAaccaagagcgttcgtgaggcaAATTATAGCGCACCCAAAAGAGAACGCAAGGAACggtaccctaataacaggggatATGAAGGACAAATGGGGACATATAACCGCTccaataaggaaggaaaccgcaactttAGAGCGGGCACACGTGATGGTAACTCCACACGTGGGAGAAGTGGATATGGCAACACCATGGGCCGTGGAAGTAGCACCATGAGCCGTGGTGGCAAcatgggccgtggaggtcgccGCATAAGACGTGGTAGTAGCAGTCGAAACCCtcctagggaatatccacaaaAT ctaTGCAAGGCAAGTGACCAACTAGTTGCAAAATACAGGGCATATAGGGacctgagagagcaagaagtTTACCTTGCAGAAgatgaaaatggtgaagatgtcaatctcaccattgaggacttcaaagctatAGATGAAGAGCACAAAGATgctgcagactttgattag